A DNA window from Brenneria izadpanahii contains the following coding sequences:
- the uhpT gene encoding hexose-6-phosphate:phosphate antiporter gives MLAFLNQVRKPTLNLPLEERRKMWFKPFMQSYLVVFIGYLTMYLIRKNFNIAQNDMISTYGLSMTQLGMIGLGFSITYGVGKTLVSYYADGKNTKQFLPFMLILSAICMLGFSASMGSGSVSLFLMIAFYALSGFFQSTGGSCSYSTITKWTPRRKRGTYLGMWNISHNLGGAGAAGVALFGANYVFNGHVIGMFIVPSVIALIIGFIGLRYGSDSPEAYGLGKAEELFGEEISDEDKEAEDSSMTKWQIFVEYVLKNKVIWLLCFSNVFLYVVRIGIDQWSTVYAYQELKMSKEVAIQGFTLFEAGALVGTLLWGYLSDLANGRRALVACIALALIIATLGIYQHASNPYIYLSSLFALGFLVFGPQLLIGVAAVGFVPKKAISAADGIKGTFAYLIGDSFAKLGLGMIADGTPIFGLTGWAGTFAALDTAAIACICLMAMVAVMEERKIRREKRIHKQKTA, from the coding sequence ATGCTGGCCTTTCTTAATCAGGTGCGCAAGCCGACCCTGAACCTGCCGCTCGAAGAGCGGCGCAAAATGTGGTTCAAACCCTTTATGCAGTCCTACCTGGTGGTCTTTATCGGCTACCTGACGATGTACCTGATCCGCAAGAATTTCAACATCGCCCAGAATGATATGATCTCCACCTACGGCCTGAGTATGACTCAGTTAGGGATGATCGGTCTGGGATTCTCCATCACTTACGGCGTGGGGAAAACGCTGGTCTCCTACTATGCGGATGGTAAGAATACCAAGCAGTTCCTGCCGTTTATGCTGATTCTCTCCGCCATCTGTATGCTGGGCTTCAGCGCCAGTATGGGCTCCGGCTCCGTCAGCCTGTTTCTGATGATCGCCTTCTATGCGTTGAGCGGGTTCTTCCAGAGCACCGGCGGATCGTGCAGCTATTCCACCATCACCAAATGGACGCCGCGCCGTAAACGCGGAACCTATCTTGGCATGTGGAACATCTCTCATAACCTGGGCGGCGCCGGCGCGGCGGGCGTAGCGTTATTCGGCGCGAATTACGTGTTCAACGGCCACGTGATCGGCATGTTCATCGTCCCCTCCGTTATCGCGCTGATTATCGGCTTTATCGGGCTGCGCTATGGCAGCGACTCCCCGGAGGCTTACGGCCTGGGCAAGGCGGAAGAGCTGTTTGGCGAAGAGATCAGCGATGAGGACAAAGAAGCGGAAGACAGCTCGATGACGAAATGGCAGATCTTCGTCGAATACGTACTGAAGAACAAAGTCATCTGGCTGCTGTGTTTCTCCAACGTCTTCCTCTATGTGGTGCGTATCGGCATCGACCAATGGTCCACGGTCTATGCCTATCAAGAGCTGAAGATGTCAAAAGAGGTGGCGATTCAGGGCTTTACTCTGTTTGAAGCCGGCGCGCTGGTGGGCACGCTGCTGTGGGGCTATCTCTCCGACCTTGCCAACGGCCGCCGCGCTCTGGTCGCCTGTATCGCACTGGCGCTGATCATTGCAACGCTGGGCATCTACCAGCACGCCAGCAATCCGTACATTTATCTCTCCTCGTTGTTTGCGCTCGGCTTCCTGGTTTTTGGCCCGCAGCTGCTGATTGGCGTCGCCGCCGTGGGCTTTGTGCCGAAAAAAGCCATCAGCGCCGCCGACGGCATTAAAGGCACCTTCGCGTATCTGATTGGCGATAGCTTCGCAAAACTGGGGCTGGGGATGATTGCCGACGGTACGCCGATCTTCGGTCTGACCGGCTGGGCGGGCACCTTCGCCGCGCTGGATACGGCCGCCATCGCCTGCATCTGCCTGATGGCGATGGTGGCGGTAATGGAAGAACGTAAAATCCGCCGCGAAAAACGTATTCACAAACAAAAGACAGCATAA
- the uhpB gene encoding signal transduction histidine-protein kinase/phosphatase UhpB, protein MRPLLTRLISIIASFFIFSAAWFCLWGISLHLVERPDLAALLFPFGLRLGLMLQCPRGYWPVLLGSEWLLLVWLSQEVPLLHLPLLMIGSLLSLLPVTLISRRRPRRNDWHILLLQGGALIAAALLQSLPWIGAGEDPFTVLLLTLTGGLTLAPTCLVIWHYLTSATWLPLGPALVSQPINWRTRHLVWYLLLFVISLWLQLGLPNELARFTPFCLALPIIALAWHYGWQGALIATLMNAIALLASQTWHDHPVDLLLSLLAQSLTGLLLGAGIQRLRELNQSLQNQLARNHLLAERLLETEESVRREVARELHDDIGQTITAIRTQAGILQRLAPENDRVKQSGALIETLSLGVYDSVRRLLGRLRPRQLDDLSLQQAIRSLMREMELESRGVVSRLTWLIDETQLSESQRVTLFRVCQEGLNNIVKHANADMVTLQCYCKDNQILLVIEDDGCGMAPNSGQLGMGLTGMRERVSALGGSLNISGTRGTRVAVSLPLRNQ, encoded by the coding sequence ATGCGTCCATTACTTACCCGGCTGATTTCCATTATCGCCAGCTTCTTTATCTTCTCCGCCGCGTGGTTCTGCCTGTGGGGCATTAGTCTGCATCTGGTGGAGCGGCCCGATCTGGCCGCGTTGCTCTTCCCATTCGGTTTACGCCTGGGCCTGATGTTGCAATGTCCGCGCGGCTACTGGCCGGTATTGCTCGGCAGCGAATGGCTGCTGCTGGTTTGGCTGTCGCAGGAAGTTCCCCTGCTTCATTTACCCTTATTGATGATCGGAAGCCTGCTGTCGCTATTGCCGGTCACATTGATTAGCCGCCGCCGGCCACGCCGGAATGACTGGCACATCCTGTTGCTGCAAGGCGGCGCGCTGATCGCGGCCGCGTTATTACAATCCCTGCCGTGGATTGGCGCGGGAGAAGATCCGTTTACCGTACTGCTGCTGACCCTGACCGGCGGACTCACGCTGGCGCCCACCTGTCTGGTTATCTGGCATTATCTTACCAGCGCCACCTGGCTGCCGCTTGGCCCGGCCCTGGTTTCGCAGCCTATCAACTGGCGCACCCGCCACCTGGTCTGGTATCTGCTGCTGTTTGTCATCAGCCTGTGGCTACAGTTAGGGTTGCCGAATGAACTGGCGCGTTTTACGCCATTCTGCCTGGCGCTGCCGATCATCGCCCTCGCCTGGCATTATGGCTGGCAAGGGGCGTTAATCGCGACGTTGATGAATGCCATCGCCCTGCTGGCCAGCCAGACATGGCACGATCATCCCGTGGATTTACTGTTATCGCTGCTGGCGCAAAGCCTGACGGGATTACTCCTGGGGGCGGGGATTCAGCGGTTAAGAGAGCTTAACCAGTCTTTGCAAAACCAGCTCGCCCGCAACCACCTCCTGGCGGAGCGGTTACTGGAAACCGAAGAGAGCGTGCGACGGGAAGTCGCGCGCGAGTTGCACGACGATATCGGCCAAACGATTACCGCGATCCGTACCCAGGCCGGTATTTTACAACGCCTGGCGCCGGAAAATGACCGGGTGAAACAGAGCGGCGCGTTGATAGAGACATTGTCTCTCGGCGTATATGACTCGGTTCGCCGTTTGCTGGGCCGGCTGCGTCCGCGCCAGTTGGACGACCTTTCCCTTCAGCAGGCGATACGTTCGCTGATGCGCGAAATGGAATTGGAATCGCGCGGCGTCGTAAGCCGCCTTACCTGGCTAATCGATGAAACGCAACTTAGCGAAAGCCAGCGCGTCACGCTGTTTCGCGTCTGCCAGGAAGGACTGAATAACATCGTCAAGCATGCCAATGCCGACATGGTAACGCTACAGTGCTATTGCAAAGACAACCAGATCCTGCTGGTGATTGAAGACGACGGCTGCGGCATGGCGCCGAATTCCGGGCAACTGGGTATGGGACTGACCGGAATGCGCGAACGCGTTTCGGCCCTTGGCGGTTCGCTGAATATTTCCGGCACTCGCGGAACGCGCGTTGCCGTCAGTCTGCCGTTGCGCAATCAATAA
- a CDS encoding MFS transporter: protein MFGFLKIPPSIPPLTDRQAIDDTYRYWRRHILISIYLGYALFYFTRKSFSAAVPDILANDILTRSDIGLLATLFYVTYGLSKFFSGIVSDQSNARYFMGLGLMASGVINILFGFSSSLWVFALLWVANAFFQGWGSPVCARLLTTWYSRTERGGWWAVWNTAHNVGGALIPIVVGAAALHYGWRAGLVIAGALAILAGLFLCRRLRDRPQTLGLPSVGEWRRDALEIAQQYEGTGLSHREILHKYVLANPYIWLLALCYVLVYLVRAAINDWGNLYMSETLGVDLVTANSAVTMFELGGFIGALVAGWGSDKLFNGNRGPMNLIFAAGILLSVGSLWLMPFASYVMQAACFFTTGFFVFGPQMLIGMAAAECSHKDAAGAATGFVGLFAYLGASLSGWPLAQIMDIWHWTGFFAVIAVAAGVSALLLLPFLNAQAPRAPEKTRAEA from the coding sequence ATGTTTGGTTTTCTGAAAATCCCCCCCAGCATACCGCCGCTCACCGACCGGCAAGCGATCGACGATACGTACCGCTACTGGCGGCGACATATCCTTATCTCCATCTATCTGGGCTATGCGCTGTTTTACTTCACGCGTAAAAGTTTCAGCGCGGCGGTGCCGGATATTCTCGCCAACGACATTCTGACGCGCAGCGATATCGGCCTGCTCGCCACGCTGTTTTACGTCACCTATGGGCTATCGAAGTTCTTTTCCGGTATCGTCAGCGACCAGTCCAACGCCCGCTACTTCATGGGGTTGGGCTTGATGGCCAGCGGCGTGATAAATATCTTGTTTGGTTTTTCATCATCGCTGTGGGTATTCGCCCTGCTGTGGGTCGCCAATGCGTTCTTTCAGGGGTGGGGTTCGCCGGTATGCGCGCGCTTACTCACTACCTGGTACTCACGTACCGAACGCGGCGGCTGGTGGGCGGTATGGAACACGGCGCATAACGTGGGCGGCGCGCTAATCCCGATAGTCGTGGGTGCGGCGGCGCTGCACTACGGCTGGCGCGCCGGGCTGGTTATCGCCGGGGCATTGGCGATTTTGGCCGGTCTGTTTCTATGCAGGCGATTGCGCGATCGTCCGCAAACGCTTGGGCTGCCGAGCGTGGGAGAGTGGCGGCGCGACGCGCTGGAAATCGCGCAACAGTATGAGGGGACGGGGCTATCGCACCGGGAAATCCTTCATAAGTATGTGCTCGCCAACCCCTACATCTGGCTGCTGGCGCTCTGCTATGTGCTGGTTTACCTGGTGCGGGCGGCCATCAACGATTGGGGCAATCTGTATATGTCGGAGACGCTCGGCGTGGATCTGGTCACGGCCAATTCGGCGGTAACGATGTTTGAATTGGGCGGATTTATTGGCGCGCTGGTTGCGGGCTGGGGATCGGACAAACTATTCAACGGCAACCGCGGGCCGATGAATCTGATCTTCGCCGCCGGCATCCTGCTATCTGTCGGATCGCTGTGGCTCATGCCGTTCGCCAGCTACGTTATGCAGGCGGCCTGTTTCTTTACCACGGGATTTTTTGTCTTTGGCCCGCAAATGCTGATAGGCATGGCGGCCGCGGAGTGTTCGCACAAAGACGCGGCGGGTGCCGCGACCGGCTTCGTCGGCTTGTTCGCCTATCTGGGCGCGTCGCTTTCCGGTTGGCCGCTGGCGCAAATTATGGATATCTGGCACTGGACCGGTTTCTTTGCGGTTATTGCGGTGGCGGCGGGCGTTTCCGCATTGCTGCTACTGCCGTTTTTAAACGCCCAGGCTCCGCGCGCTCCGGAAAAAACGCGCGCAGAAGCGTGA